From the genome of Amyelois transitella isolate CPQ chromosome 29, ilAmyTran1.1, whole genome shotgun sequence:
atcaggCAGGTGATCGAACACATGACCGTTGTAAAGAAGCAACAACACAACCACTGTACCCAAGTGGCCTTCAATGATGATGACAAAATTGATAGCATCTTAGATAACTGATGATCTTGATCTTCACAGACCTGTTTGCCTACCTGTCCACTCATGACTGCTCCGTGTTGCTACTGCAGCAAAGAATCATCACTCACCAAACGAGACTCGAAAGAAGAGTTCGGTCAAAAAGTGTCAGAAAAAATCGGTACCTGGCTTCTAAATATACCCGCTCATGCaaatattagtttaagtgataaacaaaaaagaattgacaTGATTGAAAATCTAGCAAATGTTATAGCTAGCTtaaaagatgatgatgatattgaGGAGAAAGCCAGAAAGGAGATCGATAAATGTCTTGATAGATTGCCTATGTGGCTACCTAGTGCGAAATCTGAAAGGGATGGGTTCAAAAATCTTATCGCTAATAATTTGATGAATAAACTGAAACAAGTTTTCAAAGGTTCCGATAAGTTTGACGATGAAATCAGTAACTGGGTTGACAAAATCAGATTCAAAAGTAGAGATAGTTTAGGGGAGGTGGTTGACAAGGACAATATAGCTAATAATATTTCGGACCGAATAAAATCCTCAGTTCTTGAAAAGCATGACCAGGATGATTTTCAAGAAGtgttgaaaaaagaaatcgtTCAGTTACTGGAAGAATTGCCAATAGTTGCTGTTGGAGACAAAGAACAATTTATTGATCAACTAGCTGACAAATTGACTAACACGATTAGTAAAATACCTGTAAGTGAGATGAAGTATAAAGGTGATGAATTCGACAATAAGATTTCAAAGTGGATGTCagatatcaaatttaaaaaacgagACAGTGAAGGTAATCTTGTCGATAAACGtaatattattgataaattttcaGAAAGATTAAAGTCACTGGCTCTTGAAAGACCAAGTAATAACGAAGAATATCAtgaatgtttgaaaaatgaaattattgataTACTTGGAGAGTTACCTTTAGAAACAAGtgaaaataaagaacaatatatagataaactagCAAGCATATTAACGGAcgaaattaagaaaattccTGCCAGTAAAATAAAGCCCAAACGTGacaaatttgatgaaattattttacaatggaTTGGCGATGTCAAATTCAAGAAAAAAGACAGCCAAGGAATCGtcgtagataaaaataaaattgccgAAGAATTTTCAGAGAGATTAAAATCTTTGGCTACTGAACGCCCAGAAGATGACAAAGAATACCACGAAGCCCTGAAAAATGAAATTGTCGACATTCTTGAAAAATTACCAGTAGAAACGTTTGGCAATAAAGAACAATTTATAGATAAGCTAGCtacaaatttaacaaatgTGGTTAAGAAAATTCCAGTTAGTGAAATAAAGCCCAAAGGAGATAAATTTGATGACAAAATTTCACAATTCCTAAAAGgtgtcaaatttaaaaagaaagatagTTCGGGTAACGTTATAGAGAAAGTGGATAAACGACAAATAGCAGATCAATTTGCTGAGAGATTGAAGTCGATTGCTATAGAGAGACCAGAAGATGACAAAGAATATCACGAAGTactaaaaaatgaaattgttgATATCCTGAATGACTTGCCAATTGAGACTTTTGGAgacaaagataattttattgacaaattGGCTACGAAACTTACTAATgtagtgaaaaaaataccAGTCAATGAAATCAAAACTAAAGACGATAAGTTTGATGATACGATTTCACAATGGATCAAAGATATCAAATTCAAGAAACAGGACAGCCAAGgaaatattattgataaacaaaaaatagccGAAGAATTTTCAGATAGACTGAAATCATTGGCAGCTGATAGGCCGGAAGATGACAAAGATTATCACGAAGCACTGAAAAACGAAATAGTCGATATTCTTGAAACTTTACCGGTAGAAACTTTTGGAAATAGAGATAAGTTCATAGACAAGCTAGCCACGAAATTAACGAATGTCGTTAAAAAAATGCCTGTCAGTGAAATCAAACCCAAAGGAGAtaaatttgatgaaaaaattTCTCAATGGATGgaagatattaaatttaagaaaaaagatagCTTGGGCAATGTCGTAGAGAAAGTAGATAAAGGACAACTAACAGCTCAAGTTGCTGAGAGATTAAAGTCAATTGCTATTGAGAGACCAGAAGACGACAAAGAATATCACGAGGCACTAAAAAATGAGATTGTTGATATCCTTAATGACTTGCCGATTGAGACTTATGGAGACAAAGAGAAATTTGTTGACAAATTGGCCTCTAAACTTactaattttgtgaaaaaaataccCGTCAGTGACATCAAAACTAAAGGTGATAAATTCGATGACAAAATTTCGCAATGGCTGGGAGATATTAAGTTTAAGAAAAAAGACAGTTTGGGTAACATAGTTGATAAGGGAAAGATCGCTGATACATTTTCCGAAAGATTAAAATCTATAGCCATTGAGAGACCAGAAGATGATAAAGAATATCATGAGATTTTAAAAAGGGAGATAGTTGATATTCTTGAAGATTTACCTATTGAAACATTCGGTGATAAGGAACAATACATTGATAAACTGGCCACTAAACTCACaaatgtagtaaaaaaaatacccacCAGTGTAATCAAACCTAAAGGTGACAAATTCGATGACAAAATTTCGCAGTGGCTGGGAGATATTAAGTTTAAGAAAAAAGACAGTTTGGGTAACATAGTTGATAAGGGAAAGATCGCTGATACATTTTCCGAAAGATTAAAATCTATAGCCATTGAGAGACCAGAAGATGATAAAGAATATCATGAGATTTTAAAAAGGGAGATAGTTGATATTCTTGAAGATTTACCTATTGAAACATTCGGTGATAAGGAACAATACATTGATAAACTGGCCACGAAACTCACaaatgtagtaaaaaaaatacccacCAGTGTAATCAAACCTAAAGGTGACAAATTCGATGACAAAATTTCGCAGTGGCTGGGAGATATTAAGTTTAAGAAAAAAGACAGTTTGGGTAACATAGTTGATAAGGGAAAGATCGCTGATACATTTTCCGAAAGATTAAAATCTATAGCCATTGAGAGACCAGAAGATGATAAAGAATATCATGAGATTTTAAAAAGGGAGATAGTTGATATTCTTGAAGATTTACCTATTGAAACATTCGGTGATAAGGAACAATACATTGATAAACTGGCCACTAAACTCACaaatgtagtaaaaaaaatacccacCAGTGTAATCAAACCTAAAGGTGACAAATTCGATGACAAAATTTCTCAATGGGTGgcagatattaaatttaagaaaaaagatagTCAAGGAAATTTAGTTGATAAACGAAAGATTGCTGATACTTTCaccgaaaaattaaaatctatagCTATTGAAAGACCAGATGATGAGAAAGAGTATCatgatgttttaaaaaaggaaatagtCGATTATCTCGAGGATTTACCTATTGAAACTTACGGAGATAAagcacaatttataaataaattggccacaaaattgataaatatagtgaaaaaaataccCGCAACTGAAATCAAACCTAAAGGCGATAAATTTGAAGATAGAATTTCACAATGGATGggagatataaaatttaagaaaacgGACAGTATGGGCAACCCGGTTGATAAACGCAATATTGCAAATATATTTGTAGACAGATTGAAACCTATAGCCATTGAGAGACCAATTGACGATGATGAATATCatgattacttaaaaaatgaaatagttaATATTCTAAACGAGCTTCCTATAGAGACTTTCGGGGACAAAGGAAACTTTTTAGAGAAGCTAGCTAATAAACTGACTAAtttaatcttgaaaatacccGCCAGTGAAATTATGCCGAAACCAACAggaattgatataaaaagttcatttcaagataatattgttaattgGCTAAAAGGTATCCCAGAACTTTCTATAATTGgtaatattaatgataaaggtaataaattattggtaGAAAACTTGACaaagaaattacaaacaaTACAATCAAAAGGGAAAGACAATGaaagtgtaaaaaaagaaatggatCGGGAGATTCAGGATTGGATGCAAGCAGCATTAACAAAGCAGGGTGagcatattaattataaaaccaaAAGCATGTTGTCAGACAAATTGATAAGGCAATTAATGAACACTGTAAATGGtgcaaaaaaagtaaaaattcagACTGATAAACAACCATTTACTGAAGATATCTCAGAGTGGTTGAAATATATACCACAGCTATCAGGTGACCAATCAGAGCAGACAAAAATGATCAGTGATCTTGCAACAAGGATACAATCATTTACATCCGGAAATAAAGATGACAAAAAAGGTTTACAGAATGAAATTATGAGTTGGCTGTCCAGTGAAACTGAGAAAAAAGGTATGCGTATAGATTATAGAACTAAAGAAGAACTGGCGAATAAACTTGCTGAACAATTATTCCATTCTATGGCAAAAGATAGATTCAGTGTTGGGGTTCAAGGGGAAGAAGAAACGAGTAGATCTGGTgcagattataaaaatgaatgtatGACAGAAATACAAAGTTGGCTTGAAAATATACCGGAACTATCTGGTACTAAACAACAGAATGACAAGATGgttcaaaatttaacaaaaaaaatggaagAACTGCAGTCTAATGGTCTGAaagataaagatgaaattcAGGATGAGATCACTGATTGGTTAAATACTGAATTGGAGAAAAAAGGTACAAAACTTGACTTAAAAACTAGAAACAATTTGATTAGTCAACTTGCCGATAACATTGCTCATATCAATCCACCGCAGCTATCCGATGAtgaatttaaacataaaatttacacTGGAATTTGGAATgagttgaaaaaaatacatgatatAGAAAAATCTGAAATCAATGAAGAATTAATAAGACAACTTTCAGAAAAGATGAAGTCCATATTGAAACAACATGATGACCAAATATCTGATGAAAATATCCGAAAGGAAATAACGGACTGGTTGGACGATTTCATTTATACAACTGGCATAAAACTTGagtctaaaattaaaaacaaacttacaaaTGATTTGATATCTTATATGAAGAATGTTCTTAACCCACGGGCCAAACAtgataaaatgaaacaaacaatttcaagCGAAGTTTCAGACATTATAAATAGTGAAACATTAAAACTTAGCcctaaagaaaagaaaaatgttgaaAGGAgagtttcaaaattttttgctgaaaatattgatagttTGATGTCTCCTGATAACGAAAACATTAAGTCcaatatattgaaaattttgggccaagaaacaaatatttcagaGGAAGAAGCCAATCGattaacagaaaaaataatcagCAATGTGAAAAGAATACCTTTGAGTCGTAAAATTTCCCTTAAAGCTGAATATCCTGATGgaataaaagaagttataCGAGGAAATGTTAAAAATGCTCTTAgagattataatattagcaacGTCAACGaaatccaaaaaaatataacggaTTTGCTCGAAGATCTAGTTTTACACGGTGTAGATACTAAAACGACTAAGGAAAGAATATTCGAGTTACTTAATTCCACAAACTTGCCTGAAAATGATGCTAAAGACCTAAGTTCAAAATTAACTTTGCTAGGTTTAGATTTGTCCTCCATACGTGACGAAACGGCAACTTTACCATCTGAATTAACTCTTTTAGAAAAAGACATGTTTCAAACAAGtgcttttaaagaaataacggATTTCATGGAGGAAGTGTTCGGTGAAATGGATCCGAAATACAAgcgaaaaattcaaatagctgCACAAAAACTTGTTGAGAGATTAAGCGATATTATGTCAGATcgaaataaatcaaaacagGATAAAGACAATGTACTCAAATCTGaagtttcaaattttttgaagaGTTTCTCAATTCCCGTTGAAGAATACGGCCCTATTCTTGAAAatcaattacaaaataaagctGTTACTTCTACCCCTCGCGGGTCCATGCAGGATTTACCAATATATTCCAGAAAAACAGGGCTTTCCTTTGAATATGATTATGTATCTGATttagataatattataaaaaattggatTCGTAATTTATCTATTGAAATAGGTGATGCAAGTCTTGTTGATGATATTGCAAGAGGATTAGCCACCGACATAGCTGACagaacaaaatacttaaaaagtcATGCTATTAAGCAATCTGAAGATGAtaaattagaatttttaaaatatcaaatatttagaGCTTTAGGAAAAGTAGTAGATGAAAACAAGTTAGCGTCaataatgaaacaaattgTACCATTATACCGTAAAATGAATGATATCGCATCGGCAATGAACATTCTACCTCAAACACCAATTGATGATGAACGACTACAACAAGATACTACTCAATTTTTGGAAGAAAATTTATACAGTGGTATTACGGATTGGCTTAAAAGTCTGCCTTTATATCAACGAAGAAATTCCAATGAGAAACGTATTCAAGAAAATGTTGTCAAAGATCTAATCAAAGatcttaaaaacataattcttACAGCTAAGGATGATGcaaatatagatatagaaaTGTTGCAAGCAGCGAAAAATCATATACAAAAGTTTCCAATggatcaaaattcaaattccgACAATGCATACATTGAAAAAGTTGCAGCACAACTTGttgattatttgaataatatgcAGTTATATCAAAATGTTTCATCGAGACAATCTACTAGACCTCTAGAATATTTGATCTCTACAGTCAATGATTGGTTAGATTCTATTCCTTTAGACACTTCACATATTAGTCCGAATCAAttagaaacattaaaaatgaatattttgaaaCGGCTTAATCAATTAAAAGATAACATTCAAGAAAATgaacaaattattaaagatGAAATACTACTCTTTCTACAATCGTTGcctttaaatcttattaagataaaaaataaaaacttcgtGCAAAAAAAAGCTGATGAATtgtttaagaatattttaggAACCCCTTTTCTTACTAGATCTGCAAGACCGACAATTGGTAGGGATTTGGTTGAATCTGCTGTGCAAAATTGGTCAAAAAAACTACCTTACAAACCAGGCTCTACGCCTGAAAGTGTGTtagatcaaataaataaattcacttCTGATATTTCTGATATGTTGAAAGAAACAAAAGTAACTGCTATTGATAATGACGAAAACAATTTGCTTGAAAAAACTATTGATTTTCTTAAGCAGATGCCAATACAGTTAGAAAAGATGACGCATGAGGGGCTAAAAAATCTCGCTGATGATTTACTTACAACTATCAAGAATAAAGCAGCTGATTTATCGCCAAAATCAATGTCAAGAAATACTAAGGATACtctgtatgaaaatatttcaacttGGTGCGATGATCTCCCTATATTTGAAGGGAACACACCAGAAGAGAAGGAAAGAGCGAATAATTTGAAACAAAGTCTTGTGAGTCGGCTAGTTAACAAAATTGGTGAGCTGAATATGAATCCTGAAATATTGAATGATGATTTTCTTTATGAACATTTGCTAGAAgaagaaattgaagatttattaAGTGACTTACCACCAAGTCcagaaatacaaaataattttgaatctattaagaagaatcttatgacaaaaataatagaaggCAAGAAAAAAACTCAGGATGAATTAGCAGGACAAACTTATAAGCAACAATTACGAGATACAATATCAAAATCTTTGCCTTTTGACGTCAGCTTAGATTCTGATGGACCAGAAGCTTTTCAAGTGCTAGTTGACAATTTGGCGGACGCATTCGTAGATTTACATTTTGTGACTGATGACGAAGAACAACaggcaaaatataaaaataaaattgctgaTGAAATCACTAAATATTGCAACAATTTCTTAAAGCATCACCCTGAAGCTCCTATAGATgctgttaaaataaatcaagatTTGTATAGTGCTTTGAAAAACATACCAACACCTAAAGATGATATTATGAGATCTGAAGCTGAACATGTAAGAATTAAAGACGAGATAAGTAATTGGATAAAAGATCTACCTTTAATTGAAGGTTCTGGTCCTCAACaagttcaaaaaaataaaatggcttCGGTTTTGGCAAAGAAACTCCTTGAAATAGAGACAAACCCAGAAATAGATTATGAAGAAAAGGCAGAAAAAGGAATATTGAAATTTCTGAAGAAACTACCAATAAAACCTGGAAGAGAAGCAGATACCGATAAAATGGTTAAACAATTAATAGATAAACTTAAGAGTTCCGAAAAGTCGAGAAAAATAAGTGCTTCAATTACAAGACACCCTATTGATTTGAGCCCTGACTCCGATGTGATAGATTCAAGTGCTCGAGGTTCCGCTGAATCTTCTGACGAACATCATCCTTCTCatcaacaacaaaaaacaagGCCTTGCAAAAACTTATTATGTCTTAATAGATTTCCAAAGAGCACTTTGAGTACAGACGACAGGGCACATTTAGAAAGAATCAGAATTAGATCTCGACCATCACCATGCCGGTTACATAGAGAGCGTAGTTGCAAAGATGCTTCAGTTAATCCTGTCCCAGTAGATGTCGCAAGTCAAACAGATGTGTGTCCAAATATTTCAAGCATATGCCCGAGCGTATCATGTAGACCTTCTCCATGTTCACAACAGGATGAAGTGTGCCCACAAGTAATTATCAAAGAATACCTTTGGGATTCATGTACTTCTAAACTAATCGGCCCTGTGTACAGACTGCCTTGCGTAGAAGTAGACACATCAAGTTCTTCCATGCCGACGGCACAAAGACCTTTACAAAAATCTGTTAGTATACAGCCAAGTCCATCCGTGATTCCAGAAAGACCTTGTGCTCCACCAAACGTAGTGTCGACTCCAAGACCGTGTATAAGATCTCCATGCCCATCCCCACACCAGTTAACTCCAAAACCTTGCGTAAATTTACCAAAATCTGTAATTTCATCGTTACCTTCAAACATTTGTACTAATCGTTCAGTAAATACAACTCCTTGTGAACCAGTTTCTCCTTGCCGTCCTCAAGAGATGCCATATTGTACAACTCCAAGGCGGCCTGTGCGTCCAAGAGACTTTAACATGCCATTCAGACAACCATGTTTTCAACCCAGTTTCTCAAAACCCTGCAGTCCGGTAGAGACTGAGAGTGACGCAGAACCAAGTCGATGTTTCCCGCGGGTCATCA
Proteins encoded in this window:
- the LOC106131747 gene encoding uncharacterized protein LOC106131747, encoding MEGGVEGMVAVIRGLQDTGLAVTLINGELNTRASVYAPRAVSPLPSQPTRNTDGTNTNVLRTNIGAQACDGRYTSSYQLAHCNQRPSSPPVLPPEFPLRKDVPKSKHIIFKPRDSSNFEVGWKPYGMNELPSSSLRAAGSTTPYRSTFHYPDRGPPSFENKASDTFAASLRRYSMSPDRTLSAELVQKLISFTVNKNNANSKASTTLKEKIEVVKKRFKDKDVQTYTRSRPKKEGVIDVAKGKSVKRMRTRSPVKDSRYKRHNDGQLNETYDYLKSNTPRVRCLSPEVRYLSDVSRCIKETIRQIVDGQPEVCAEMHNRYLAHRKKCPPKGSKQVGESSQSRDFEGKSGENLEDSAVDTCLPTCPLMTAPCCYCSKESSLTKRDSKEEFGQKVSEKIGTWLLNIPAHANISLSDKQKRIDMIENLANVIASLKDDDDIEEKARKEIDKCLDRLPMWLPSAKSERDGFKNLIANNLMNKLKQVFKGSDKFDDEISNWVDKIRFKSRDSLGEVVDKDNIANNISDRIKSSVLEKHDQDDFQEVLKKEIVQLLEELPIVAVGDKEQFIDQLADKLTNTISKIPVSEMKYKGDEFDNKISKWMSDIKFKKRDSEGNLVDKRNIIDKFSERLKSLALERPSNNEEYHECLKNEIIDILGELPLETSENKEQYIDKLASILTDEIKKIPASKIKPKRDKFDEIILQWIGDVKFKKKDSQGIVVDKNKIAEEFSERLKSLATERPEDDKEYHEALKNEIVDILEKLPVETFGNKEQFIDKLATNLTNVVKKIPVSEIKPKGDKFDDKISQFLKGVKFKKKDSSGNVIEKVDKRQIADQFAERLKSIAIERPEDDKEYHEVLKNEIVDILNDLPIETFGDKDNFIDKLATKLTNVVKKIPVNEIKTKDDKFDDTISQWIKDIKFKKQDSQGNIIDKQKIAEEFSDRLKSLAADRPEDDKDYHEALKNEIVDILETLPVETFGNRDKFIDKLATKLTNVVKKMPVSEIKPKGDKFDEKISQWMEDIKFKKKDSLGNVVEKVDKGQLTAQVAERLKSIAIERPEDDKEYHEALKNEIVDILNDLPIETYGDKEKFVDKLASKLTNFVKKIPVSDIKTKGDKFDDKISQWLGDIKFKKKDSLGNIVDKGKIADTFSERLKSIAIERPEDDKEYHEILKREIVDILEDLPIETFGDKEQYIDKLATKLTNVVKKIPTSVIKPKGDKFDDKISQWLGDIKFKKKDSLGNIVDKGKIADTFSERLKSIAIERPEDDKEYHEILKREIVDILEDLPIETFGDKEQYIDKLATKLTNVVKKIPTSVIKPKGDKFDDKISQWLGDIKFKKKDSLGNIVDKGKIADTFSERLKSIAIERPEDDKEYHEILKREIVDILEDLPIETFGDKEQYIDKLATKLTNVVKKIPTSVIKPKGDKFDDKISQWVADIKFKKKDSQGNLVDKRKIADTFTEKLKSIAIERPDDEKELKPIAIERPIDDDEYHDYLKNEIVNILNELPIETFGDKGNFLEKLANKLTNLILKIPASEIMPKPTGIDIKSSFQDNIVNWLKGIPELSIIGNINDKGNKLLVENLTKKLQTIQSKGKDNESVKKEMDREIQDWMQAALTKQGEHINYKTKSMLSDKLIRQLMNTVNGAKKVKIQTDKQPFTEDISEWLKYIPQLSGDQSEQTKMISDLATRIQSFTSGNKDDKKGLQNEIMSWLSSETEKKGMRIDYRTKEELANKLAEQLFHSMAKDRFSVGVQGEEETSRSGADYKNECMTEIQSWLENIPELSGTKQQNDKMVQNLTKKMEELQSNGLKDKDEIQDEITDWLNTELEKKGTKLDLKTRNNLISQLADNIAHINPPQLSDDEFKHKIYTGIWNELKKIHDIEKSEINEELIRQLSEKMKSILKQHDDQISDENIRKEITDWLDDFIYTTGIKLESKIKNKLTNDLISYMKNVLNPRAKHDKMKQTISSEVSDIINSETLKLSPKEKKNVERRVSKFFAENIDSLMSPDNENIKSNILKILGQETNISEEEANRLTEKIISNVKRIPLSRKISLKAEYPDGIKEVIRGNVKNALRDYNISNVNEIQKNITDLLEDLVLHGVDTKTTKERIFELLNSTNLPENDAKDLSSKLTLLGLDLSSIRDETATLPSELTLLEKDMFQTSAFKEITDFMEEVFGEMDPKYKRKIQIAAQKLVERLSDIMSDRNKSKQDKDNVLKSEVSNFLKSFSIPVEEYGPILENQLQNKAVTSTPRGSMQDLPIYSRKTGLSFEYDYVSDLDNIIKNWIRNLSIEIGDASLVDDIARGLATDIADRTKYLKSHAIKQSEDDKLEFLKYQIFRALGKVVDENKLASIMKQIVPLYRKMNDIASAMNILPQTPIDDERLQQDTTQFLEENLYSGITDWLKSLPLYQRRNSNEKRIQENVVKDLIKDLKNIILTAKDDANIDIEMLQAAKNHIQKFPMDQNSNSDNAYIEKVAAQLVDYLNNMQLYQNVSSRQSTRPLEYLISTVNDWLDSIPLDTSHISPNQLETLKMNILKRLNQLKDNIQENEQIIKDEILLFLQSLPLNLIKIKNKNFVQKKADELFKNILGTPFLTRSARPTIGRDLVESAVQNWSKKLPYKPGSTPESVLDQINKFTSDISDMLKETKVTAIDNDENNLLEKTIDFLKQMPIQLEKMTHEGLKNLADDLLTTIKNKAADLSPKSMSRNTKDTLYENISTWCDDLPIFEGNTPEEKERANNLKQSLVSRLVNKIGELNMNPEILNDDFLYEHLLEEEIEDLLSDLPPSPEIQNNFESIKKNLMTKIIEGKKKTQDELAGQTYKQQLRDTISKSLPFDVSLDSDGPEAFQVLVDNLADAFVDLHFVTDDEEQQAKYKNKIADEITKYCNNFLKHHPEAPIDAVKINQDLYSALKNIPTPKDDIMRSEAEHVRIKDEISNWIKDLPLIEGSGPQQVQKNKMASVLAKKLLEIETNPEIDYEEKAEKGILKFLKKLPIKPGREADTDKMVKQLIDKLKSSEKSRKISASITRHPIDLSPDSDVIDSSARGSAESSDEHHPSHQQQKTRPCKNLLCLNRFPKSTLSTDDRAHLERIRIRSRPSPCRLHRERSCKDASVNPVPVDVASQTDVCPNISSICPSVSCRPSPCSQQDEVCPQVIIKEYLWDSCTSKLIGPVYRLPCVEVDTSSSSMPTAQRPLQKSVSIQPSPSVIPERPCAPPNVVSTPRPCIRSPCPSPHQLTPKPCVNLPKSVISSLPSNICTNRSVNTTPCEPVSPCRPQEMPYCTTPRRPVRPRDFNMPFRQPCFQPSFSKPCSPVETESDAEPSRCFPRVINLGSFDIPKSPCQNTCRRRRIIQEEEHLSDYNNCQDYRRKIHRMQSKPCQCDNRRPRNVCRHRSIHTPCRFNENVRKCSKCCGLPCPHPMGIFFR